A genomic segment from Parafrankia irregularis encodes:
- a CDS encoding tyrosine-protein phosphatase, translating to MTDRWIQLDGCVNARDLGGLPLAGGGRTARGVLFRTDTVQLLSLDDIRRLVDGLGLRAVLDLRTPREAAAEGRGLLAETDVRYHNLAFVPDSYLVPGDPEHKVIVERRSKQEIADHYLDYLLRSGSEAPDAIRLLTRPVELPALFHCAAGKDRTGVLAALVLDIAGVERSAIVDDYVLTNERLPLIAERLASLPTYNSRPAARRDISCRPETMWTFFERLDDKWGGATGWAAAHGITDPELDVLRTRLRP from the coding sequence GTGACCGATCGCTGGATCCAGCTCGACGGGTGTGTGAACGCGCGGGACCTCGGCGGGCTGCCGCTGGCGGGCGGCGGCCGGACCGCCCGCGGTGTGCTGTTCCGGACCGACACAGTGCAGCTGCTCAGCCTGGACGACATCCGGCGGCTGGTTGACGGTCTCGGCCTGCGCGCCGTGCTGGACCTGCGCACCCCGAGGGAGGCGGCGGCGGAAGGCCGTGGCCTGCTCGCCGAGACCGACGTGCGCTACCACAACCTGGCGTTCGTGCCGGACTCCTACCTGGTTCCCGGCGACCCGGAGCACAAGGTGATCGTCGAGCGCCGGTCGAAGCAGGAGATCGCCGACCACTACCTCGACTATCTGCTCCGGTCCGGCAGCGAGGCGCCGGATGCCATCCGGCTGCTCACCCGGCCGGTGGAGCTGCCGGCGCTGTTCCACTGCGCTGCCGGCAAGGACCGCACCGGGGTGCTCGCCGCGCTCGTCCTCGACATCGCGGGGGTGGAGCGGTCAGCGATCGTCGACGACTACGTCCTCACCAACGAGCGGCTGCCACTGATCGCGGAACGGCTCGCCTCACTGCCCACCTACAACAGCCGGCCGGCGGCCAGGCGGGACATCAGCTGCCGACCGGAGACCATGTGGACGTTCTTCGAGCGGCTCGACGACAAGTGGGGCGGCGCCACCGGCTGGGCCGCCGCCCACGGCATCACCGACCCCGAGCTGGACGTCCTGCGAACCCGGCTGCGCCCATGA
- a CDS encoding beta-propeller fold lactonase family protein, with amino-acid sequence MTLTSCVPEFPAGGSPKKACGSSGVLNKKTCTYSTVGSDTFTVPSGTKWVEITVVGAQGGHYHIAGDDIHGGSPVGDITGRPGGAGGRAYGVISGLPSGLVLQVDVAGKGIDGTAASRSGGKNNGPSGGQGAAGGFGGSNGGVAGGKGDAGGAAGGTSSNNGGNGAGGGGSSDVRVATGGCAKLTCGLSARALVGAGGGGGGGTGGQGYALGGAGGAGGGDAGAAGGAIVDGGHPGTPGGGATQTAGGAAGLNAGRHATPPAPEPDDPRFGGDGSVGGSGSGGVGGAGNQPCLGVHNPPCRNPDDPTSGGGAGGGGGGGYFGGGGGSGGGGLSIGGGGAGAGGGGGSSFAASNANISSALLTAGVNTGTVNNGNGQVIITWGSSNEPKPTHPTEPEPTTTPEPTSSPGPTTTPTPEPTTTPTSEPTTGPGSKPAAATAYVINNFGNTVTPIDVATNTAGTPIQVGKTPRGITVTPDGKTVYVTNRSDNTVTPINAVTNTAGTAIPVGESPFGIAVTPDGRTAYVVNNVGDSVTPIDVATNTPGPNIPVGDNAHSVAITPDGRTAYVTDSADGMVTPIDVATNTTGTPIPAGNNPQGIAITPDGRTAYVTDNANAESATVTPIDVATNTPGTPIQVSDRPVGIAITPDGKTVYVTNERENVVTPIDVATNTPGATITTGGTLPFAIAITPDGVAAYAVNRDSDTVTPIDLATKAPGAPIPVGDRPVGIAITPAPVCGSTGVLSGTTTLTCTYHSVGSDTFRVPAGVGSVEVIVTGAQGGHYFIAGDAAHGGSPAGDITGRPGGSGGQASGTLTGLASGQVLQVDVAGKGANGTGASRSGGMSNGPSGGSGALGGFGGSTGGVPGGPGDGSGANGGTAFNGGNGSGGGGSSDVRLATAGCAALTCDLSTRMLVGAGGGGGGGTGGQGNALGGAGGSGGGDAGADGGTTVDGGNAGFSGKGGTQTAGGIGGLNACRHGAGSPPPSDPLTDPRCAGDGADAAAGAGGIGGAGNLPCNGVYVPPCQNPTATTSGGGAGGGGGGGYFAGGGGSGGGGAFGGGGGAGGGGGGGSSFAASDVVNAILTAGVNSGTVNDGNGAVTITWTPPSTPAAAAAAAPTTASAAAVTPAAVAISTVPLTPDPTPTPTPTPVPTPTPSLAPKP; translated from the coding sequence ATGACGCTGACCAGCTGCGTGCCGGAGTTTCCGGCGGGTGGCTCTCCGAAAAAAGCCTGCGGCAGCTCGGGTGTCCTCAACAAGAAGACCTGCACCTACAGTACGGTCGGTTCAGACACCTTCACCGTTCCCAGCGGCACAAAATGGGTCGAGATCACGGTTGTCGGCGCTCAGGGTGGTCATTACCACATCGCCGGTGACGACATTCACGGTGGCTCGCCGGTGGGCGATATCACCGGCCGTCCGGGTGGGGCCGGCGGCCGTGCGTACGGCGTGATATCGGGTCTGCCCTCGGGCCTGGTGCTGCAGGTCGATGTCGCCGGCAAGGGTATTGACGGCACGGCGGCGAGCCGATCTGGTGGAAAGAACAACGGGCCGTCGGGCGGGCAGGGCGCCGCGGGCGGGTTCGGCGGCTCCAACGGTGGTGTCGCGGGCGGCAAGGGTGACGCCGGCGGCGCTGCTGGCGGCACCTCGAGCAACAACGGTGGCAACGGTGCCGGCGGCGGCGGCTCCTCGGACGTACGGGTCGCTACTGGCGGCTGCGCAAAGTTGACGTGTGGCCTGTCGGCTCGAGCGCTGGTTGGAGCGGGCGGCGGCGGCGGTGGCGGCACCGGGGGCCAGGGCTATGCGCTCGGCGGGGCCGGTGGTGCCGGTGGCGGTGACGCCGGCGCCGCTGGTGGCGCCATCGTCGATGGCGGCCATCCGGGGACTCCTGGGGGCGGTGCAACCCAGACCGCGGGTGGGGCCGCGGGCCTCAACGCCGGGCGGCACGCGACTCCGCCTGCCCCCGAGCCCGACGATCCGCGTTTCGGCGGCGATGGCAGTGTCGGCGGCTCCGGGTCCGGTGGCGTCGGGGGCGCGGGAAACCAGCCCTGCCTGGGTGTCCACAACCCGCCCTGCAGGAACCCCGATGATCCGACCTCAGGCGGTGGCGCCGGTGGTGGCGGTGGCGGCGGCTACTTCGGCGGCGGTGGCGGCTCGGGTGGCGGAGGCCTCTCGATCGGCGGCGGCGGAGCGGGTGCCGGTGGTGGCGGAGGAAGCTCCTTCGCCGCATCCAACGCGAACATCAGCTCTGCCCTCCTGACCGCCGGCGTCAACACCGGAACCGTCAACAACGGAAACGGCCAGGTGATCATCACGTGGGGCAGCTCCAACGAGCCCAAGCCCACGCACCCGACCGAGCCGGAACCGACAACAACCCCGGAGCCGACTTCAAGCCCGGGACCGACAACCACGCCGACACCGGAACCGACAACGACGCCGACGTCGGAACCGACAACGGGGCCTGGTTCGAAGCCGGCGGCAGCCACCGCCTACGTGATCAACAACTTCGGTAACACGGTGACCCCGATCGACGTGGCCACCAATACCGCCGGTACCCCGATCCAGGTCGGTAAGACCCCGAGGGGAATCACGGTCACGCCTGACGGCAAGACCGTCTATGTGACGAACCGGTCCGACAACACGGTGACGCCTATCAATGCGGTCACCAACACCGCTGGTACCGCGATTCCGGTCGGTGAGTCACCGTTCGGGATCGCGGTGACTCCCGACGGCCGGACCGCGTACGTGGTGAACAATGTCGGCGACAGCGTGACGCCGATCGATGTCGCCACCAACACCCCCGGCCCCAACATCCCGGTCGGGGACAACGCGCACAGTGTCGCGATCACGCCCGACGGCAGGACCGCCTACGTCACCGACTCCGCCGATGGCATGGTGACGCCGATCGACGTGGCAACCAACACCACCGGCACCCCGATCCCCGCCGGGAACAACCCGCAGGGGATCGCGATCACGCCGGACGGCAGAACCGCGTACGTCACCGACAACGCCAATGCCGAGAGCGCCACCGTGACACCGATCGATGTGGCTACCAACACCCCCGGTACCCCCATCCAGGTCAGCGACCGCCCGGTCGGAATCGCGATCACGCCCGACGGCAAAACCGTGTACGTCACCAATGAGCGCGAAAACGTGGTGACGCCGATCGACGTGGCCACCAACACCCCCGGTGCCACCATCACCACCGGAGGAACCCTGCCGTTCGCGATCGCGATCACGCCGGACGGCGTGGCCGCCTACGCGGTCAACCGCGACAGCGACACGGTGACGCCGATCGATCTGGCCACCAAGGCCCCCGGCGCCCCCATCCCCGTGGGTGACCGGCCGGTGGGGATCGCGATCACCCCGGCACCGGTGTGTGGGAGCACCGGCGTGCTGTCCGGGACAACGACCCTGACCTGCACGTATCACTCCGTCGGATCGGACACCTTCCGGGTGCCCGCGGGAGTGGGCTCGGTCGAGGTCATCGTCACCGGCGCCCAGGGCGGGCACTACTTCATCGCCGGCGACGCCGCTCATGGCGGTTCGCCGGCCGGTGACATCACCGGACGTCCCGGCGGAAGCGGTGGCCAGGCATCCGGGACACTGACCGGCCTCGCGAGCGGCCAGGTCCTGCAGGTGGACGTGGCGGGTAAGGGCGCCAACGGCACCGGCGCCTCACGTTCGGGCGGAATGAGCAACGGCCCGTCCGGCGGTTCCGGCGCACTCGGCGGGTTCGGTGGGTCCACCGGCGGAGTGCCGGGCGGGCCTGGCGACGGTTCCGGTGCGAACGGCGGAACAGCCTTCAACGGCGGTAACGGTTCCGGCGGCGGCGGCTCCTCGGACGTCCGTCTGGCCACGGCGGGATGTGCCGCACTGACCTGTGACCTGTCCACCCGAATGCTGGTCGGCGCGGGCGGCGGCGGAGGAGGCGGCACCGGCGGCCAGGGCAACGCGCTCGGCGGGGCCGGCGGTTCCGGTGGCGGTGACGCCGGCGCCGACGGTGGGACCACGGTCGATGGTGGCAACGCCGGATTCTCCGGCAAGGGCGGCACCCAGACGGCCGGCGGCATCGGAGGGCTGAACGCCTGCCGGCACGGCGCTGGGAGTCCCCCGCCCAGCGATCCGCTGACCGATCCGCGCTGCGCCGGGGACGGCGCTGACGCCGCTGCCGGGGCCGGCGGGATCGGCGGGGCCGGCAACCTGCCCTGCAACGGGGTGTATGTCCCGCCCTGCCAGAACCCGACCGCCACCACTTCCGGCGGTGGCGCGGGCGGCGGCGGTGGTGGCGGTTACTTCGCTGGTGGCGGCGGCAGCGGTGGCGGCGGCGCCTTCGGCGGCGGTGGTGGTGCCGGCGGTGGCGGCGGTGGCGGGAGCTCGTTCGCCGCGTCGGACGTCGTGAACGCCATCCTGACCGCCGGAGTCAACTCAGGCACGGTCAACGACGGCAACGGTGCGGTCACGATCACCTGGACGCCTCCCAGCACCCCGGCTGCGGCTGCGGCTGCGGCGCCGACTACCGCTTCGGCTGCGGCTGTAACTCCGGCGGCGGTTGCGATCTCGACCGTCCCGCTGACCCCAGACCCCACTCCAACCCCAACCCCGACCCCGGTACCGACCCCCACACCGTCACTGGCCCCGAAGCCCTGA